From the Chloroflexus aurantiacus J-10-fl genome, one window contains:
- the nuoK gene encoding NADH-quinone oxidoreductase subunit NuoK, which produces MLNAVPLPAVLTLAAALFCIGLFGALSRRNLIGVLMGVELMLNAVNINLVAFWRYFEPRYITGQTFAIFIIAVAAAEAAVGLAMVIAVYRHYVTVNADEVDQLRG; this is translated from the coding sequence ATGCTAAATGCAGTTCCATTACCGGCAGTCCTGACGTTAGCCGCTGCGCTCTTTTGTATTGGCCTGTTCGGGGCACTCTCGCGCCGCAATCTGATCGGTGTTTTGATGGGTGTTGAATTGATGTTAAACGCTGTCAACATCAATCTGGTCGCATTCTGGCGCTACTTCGAGCCGCGCTATATCACCGGTCAGACCTTTGCCATCTTCATCATTGCAGTCGCGGCTGCCGAGGCAGCGGTCGGCCTGGCGATGGTGATTGCTGTCTATCGCCATTATGTGACGGTTAACGCCGATGAAGTGGATCAACTGCGCGGATAA
- the nuoL gene encoding NADH-quinone oxidoreductase subunit L, producing MAFFLQYAWLIPLLPLLASALITLTPLRRAALASAWLATGLMMGSTVLALGLLAAVAGGWALHDGQLVQLAGHHGEHGAFTFPEPNVVQRFVWAPTGDTALQMGIYIDGAAAAMLAMVTIASTCIHLFSIGYMASHPRQSRFFSFIALFTAAMLLMSMADNLLLFFMAWEIMGLCSYLLIGFLYERPSAARAAVKAFITTRIGDVLLLLGIVYLYAQAGGIGFGNDEGGIFFPPLLERLASETGALGLSHAAGIALLLFGGTVGKSAQFPLHVWLPDAMEGPTPVSALIHAATMVAAGVFLVARTFPIFTADPTALGVVAFIGAFTALFAATIAIAQFDIKRILAYSTLSQLGFMVAALGVGGWVAAMFHLITHAFFKALLFLGSGSIIHAMEQQPAIRQIHHHDEYAAQQTAQDIRNMGGLRTRLPWTFWTYTAGYLALAGIVPFAGFWSKDEILLDAFKHNLAVYLTLSAAAFLTAVYMTRQWWLVFFGEYRGAQPVVFVNPDAPASASDHDHHHDDHQHAHDHGEHWHEDPRMIAPLVILASFALTAGALNLPFDLPFGHWLADVWGQEAAKLDPLVAGLSLLIAIAGIAAGWLSYRHAFTSADDTDPLAARFPALFAVLHAKYRIDELYAATFGRLTRSLAVAWSLIDRQLIDRLIDGMGRFTFGLGKVNFIIDDTLLNDGPDGLASGTQGSGRQARRLQTGKAQDYLIYVFGGLLALAMFWLYVVGR from the coding sequence ATGGCGTTTTTTCTGCAATATGCGTGGCTGATTCCATTGCTGCCGTTACTGGCCAGCGCGCTCATTACGCTGACCCCGCTGCGTCGGGCTGCGCTGGCAAGTGCGTGGCTGGCAACCGGGCTGATGATGGGGTCAACGGTTCTGGCCCTGGGTCTTCTGGCCGCAGTTGCCGGCGGATGGGCGCTGCACGACGGACAACTGGTGCAACTTGCCGGCCATCACGGCGAACACGGTGCCTTCACCTTTCCCGAACCGAATGTCGTGCAGCGGTTCGTGTGGGCGCCAACCGGTGATACCGCATTACAGATGGGTATCTACATCGATGGCGCTGCTGCCGCAATGCTGGCGATGGTCACGATTGCCTCGACCTGCATTCATCTCTTTTCGATAGGCTACATGGCGTCTCACCCGCGGCAGAGCCGCTTCTTCAGCTTTATCGCTCTCTTTACGGCGGCGATGTTGCTGATGAGCATGGCCGATAATCTGCTGCTCTTCTTCATGGCCTGGGAGATCATGGGTCTCTGTTCATACCTGTTGATCGGCTTTCTCTACGAGCGACCCAGTGCAGCGCGGGCAGCGGTGAAGGCTTTTATCACTACCCGCATCGGGGATGTGCTGCTGCTGCTGGGTATTGTCTACCTCTATGCCCAGGCAGGTGGGATTGGGTTTGGCAACGATGAAGGCGGTATCTTCTTTCCGCCACTGCTGGAACGATTGGCAAGCGAAACCGGTGCCCTGGGCTTAAGTCACGCTGCCGGAATTGCACTGCTCCTGTTTGGCGGTACGGTAGGGAAATCGGCCCAATTCCCGCTCCACGTCTGGTTGCCTGACGCAATGGAAGGCCCGACCCCGGTATCCGCACTCATTCACGCTGCAACGATGGTAGCGGCAGGTGTGTTCCTGGTGGCACGAACCTTCCCCATCTTTACTGCCGATCCGACAGCGCTGGGCGTGGTGGCCTTTATTGGTGCCTTTACTGCTCTGTTTGCCGCCACCATCGCTATTGCCCAGTTCGACATCAAGCGCATTCTGGCCTACAGCACGCTCTCGCAACTCGGCTTTATGGTGGCCGCACTCGGCGTAGGAGGATGGGTGGCGGCGATGTTCCATCTAATCACCCACGCCTTCTTTAAAGCGCTGCTCTTCCTCGGTTCAGGTTCGATCATTCACGCCATGGAACAACAGCCTGCGATCCGGCAGATTCACCATCACGACGAGTATGCTGCTCAGCAGACTGCCCAGGACATTCGCAATATGGGTGGCCTGCGCACGCGCCTGCCGTGGACGTTCTGGACGTATACAGCCGGTTATCTGGCCCTGGCGGGGATCGTGCCGTTCGCCGGCTTTTGGAGCAAGGATGAGATTCTGCTCGATGCGTTCAAGCACAATCTGGCAGTGTACCTGACGCTCAGCGCGGCTGCATTTCTGACTGCGGTGTATATGACCCGCCAGTGGTGGCTGGTCTTTTTCGGGGAGTACCGTGGTGCGCAGCCGGTGGTGTTCGTTAATCCCGATGCACCGGCATCGGCCTCTGACCACGATCATCACCACGACGACCATCAGCATGCCCACGACCACGGTGAGCACTGGCATGAAGACCCACGGATGATCGCGCCGCTGGTGATACTGGCAAGTTTTGCCCTGACCGCCGGCGCACTCAATCTGCCCTTCGATCTCCCCTTCGGTCACTGGCTGGCCGATGTGTGGGGGCAAGAGGCAGCGAAGCTCGATCCGCTGGTGGCCGGTCTCTCACTGCTGATTGCCATAGCCGGGATCGCCGCCGGCTGGTTGAGCTATCGGCACGCCTTCACCTCTGCCGATGACACCGATCCGCTGGCAGCCCGCTTCCCAGCGTTATTTGCAGTTCTCCATGCCAAATACCGCATCGACGAATTGTATGCTGCAACCTTCGGCAGACTGACCCGTAGCCTGGCCGTGGCCTGGTCGTTGATCGACCGCCAGCTCATTGATCGCCTGATTGACGGTATGGGTCGCTTTACCTTCGGTTTGGGCAAAGTAAACTTCATCATCGATGACACGCTGTTGAACGATGGGCCAGACGGTTTGGCAAGTGGCACCCAGGGCAGTGGCCGACAGGCGCGCCGTTTACAAACCGGCAAGGCACAGGATTATCTGATCTACGTCTTTGGTGGCTTGCTCGCACTGGCGATGTTCTGGCTGTATGTAGTTGGGCGGTAG
- a CDS encoding NADH-quinone oxidoreductase subunit J, translating to MEIVVQIVFGVIALFILVSAAMVVSVRNVIHAALWLIACFFGVGALYMLLEAEFLAVVQVLIYVGAVSVLILFAIMLTRQITGEGIRQLTTRWPVVLAIAVLLFATVMAPTLINQQWNVPPAPPIGTPEPIAGPAELGRGFVNEFLLQFQVVGVLLTVALIGAIVIAYEERARRRKVLTLAEELELKRLREQASPPSAEPVEEETVVQTIQPTSER from the coding sequence ATGGAAATCGTTGTCCAAATTGTATTCGGGGTGATAGCCCTCTTTATTCTGGTTTCGGCAGCGATGGTCGTCTCGGTGCGGAATGTGATCCACGCCGCGCTGTGGTTAATTGCCTGTTTTTTTGGCGTTGGCGCGCTCTACATGCTGCTCGAAGCCGAATTTCTGGCCGTGGTACAGGTCTTGATCTACGTCGGCGCCGTATCGGTGCTGATCCTGTTTGCGATTATGCTCACCCGCCAGATTACCGGTGAAGGGATTCGCCAGCTTACAACACGCTGGCCGGTTGTGCTGGCGATTGCAGTCCTGCTCTTTGCCACCGTGATGGCACCCACCCTGATCAACCAGCAGTGGAATGTGCCGCCGGCACCACCAATCGGTACCCCGGAACCGATTGCCGGCCCGGCTGAGCTGGGGCGCGGTTTTGTGAATGAGTTTTTACTCCAGTTCCAGGTGGTTGGTGTCCTGTTGACCGTGGCCCTGATCGGGGCGATTGTCATTGCCTATGAAGAACGGGCACGGCGGCGTAAGGTGCTGACCCTGGCCGAAGAGCTGGAATTGAAGCGTTTGCGTGAGCAAGCATCACCACCATCGGCAGAGCCGGTTGAAGAAGAGACGGTCGTGCAGACAATCCAACCGACCAGTGAGAGGTAA
- the nuoH gene encoding NADH-quinone oxidoreductase subunit NuoH, which produces MYDILQGLINGTFGWGWPDWLINLIGYIIIVTIVLIVAPLQMLFFTYYERRVIARMQDRIGPNRVGPEGIWQPIADGVKMFTKEDIVPAAADRIVHFLAPCVVVAPTVLMFAVVPWGPGMTPVDLPTGLLFFFAVSSISAVGLMMAGWASNNKFSLLGAMRAVAQMVSYEIPAVLSLIAIVIIVGSLSINDIINYQSGLLISNRDLPGIPDLGLGWFIFTPVGFVAFVAFFIAALAEGERTPFDIPEADSEIVAGYMTEYSGMKFGLFYLAQYVLNFLLCAITAIIFLGGWQGPGVNWLYAQAITPTNPNGNGLFNVLAGMLGVFYFLLKTYIFFFVMVWLRGALPRLRIDQLMDFGWKFLIPLTLVNLFSAALWVAFTRWGPAEGMLLTMGWSPVLRWLAAFVITLAINLGAYLWLTQVYAASQAERRRAELEELSATL; this is translated from the coding sequence ATGTACGACATCTTGCAGGGACTCATTAACGGTACCTTTGGCTGGGGATGGCCCGATTGGTTGATCAACCTGATCGGCTACATCATTATTGTGACGATTGTGCTGATTGTTGCCCCGTTACAGATGCTCTTCTTCACCTACTACGAGCGGCGGGTAATTGCCCGCATGCAAGATCGGATCGGCCCCAACCGGGTTGGCCCAGAGGGCATCTGGCAGCCGATAGCTGATGGCGTCAAGATGTTCACCAAAGAAGACATCGTACCGGCGGCAGCTGACCGGATCGTTCATTTTCTTGCCCCGTGTGTTGTCGTTGCGCCGACAGTCTTGATGTTTGCGGTTGTGCCCTGGGGGCCGGGTATGACACCGGTTGATTTGCCGACCGGTCTCCTCTTCTTCTTCGCTGTCTCGTCAATCAGTGCGGTTGGATTGATGATGGCCGGTTGGGCCAGCAACAACAAGTTTTCGTTGCTGGGAGCGATGCGGGCAGTGGCCCAGATGGTCTCTTACGAAATTCCGGCAGTCCTCTCGCTGATCGCCATCGTGATCATTGTCGGCTCACTCTCGATCAACGACATCATCAATTATCAGTCTGGCCTGCTGATCAGCAATCGTGATCTGCCCGGCATTCCTGACCTTGGTCTGGGCTGGTTCATCTTCACCCCGGTCGGTTTTGTTGCGTTTGTCGCCTTCTTCATCGCTGCCCTGGCCGAAGGTGAGCGCACTCCGTTCGACATTCCTGAAGCCGACTCAGAGATCGTGGCCGGCTACATGACCGAGTACAGCGGTATGAAATTCGGTCTGTTCTACCTGGCTCAATACGTATTGAACTTCCTGCTCTGTGCTATCACGGCCATCATCTTTCTGGGTGGCTGGCAGGGGCCGGGGGTGAACTGGCTCTACGCGCAGGCAATTACACCAACCAATCCTAATGGTAATGGCTTATTCAATGTACTGGCCGGCATGCTGGGCGTCTTCTACTTCCTGCTCAAGACCTACATCTTCTTCTTCGTGATGGTCTGGCTCCGTGGCGCCTTGCCCCGCTTGCGGATCGATCAATTGATGGATTTTGGTTGGAAGTTTCTCATTCCATTAACACTGGTCAATCTGTTCAGCGCCGCGTTGTGGGTTGCCTTCACACGCTGGGGGCCGGCAGAGGGGATGCTGCTGACAATGGGCTGGTCACCGGTGCTGCGCTGGCTGGCGGCCTTTGTGATAACCCTTGCCATTAATCTGGGGGCCTACCTCTGGCTGACACAGGTCTACGCCGCATCGCAGGCCGAACGACGACGGGCAGAGCTAGAGGAATTGAGTGCCACGCTGTGA
- a CDS encoding NADH-quinone oxidoreductase subunit N, protein MFQLTDIPRLLPEILLLVLALLVLGSDILERWGRTPEAQLERVKSSASLTAIGLGMVLVVALLQSGYLYQLPETAPVNFFTNIIRNLQSGGPGGDPIIGVFATDHLTMIARLLIIGAALVTSLLCLDIRPNAHPGEFYALIIFATLGMCLMVGANELLLAYLAIELTSIPLYLLAGYFRNDPRSAEAGLKYFLFGAISSAILLYGMSLAFGAALNAVGGATNFNDLTRFDRIGAFTGSSGGLLTLAMLFIVAGMGYKLAVVPFHGWSPDVYEGSPTPITAFISTASKAAGFILLFRLLTETFPAMAGAPTLNEEAGGWTAVLAVLALLTVVIGNLAALPQTNVKRLLAYSSIAHAGFVLLGLLAWAAAQPFDREQGLIALLYYLIIYSLTNLGAFGALALIGQQTGGDDLDHLRGLSRRNLPLALLFTVCILSLAGIPPLGGFFAKFYIFMAGWQSGATWLVVIAVVMTIVSLYYYLRLLKAMFIEPARDEAPVSMPRGIGAALTIAVIGVLVLGIFPNLILSVLERV, encoded by the coding sequence ATGTTTCAACTGACCGACATCCCGCGCCTGTTACCTGAAATTTTGCTACTGGTGCTGGCGCTGCTGGTACTGGGATCGGATATTCTGGAGCGATGGGGCCGCACGCCGGAGGCACAACTTGAGCGTGTAAAATCATCGGCCTCGCTGACTGCGATTGGGTTGGGGATGGTACTGGTAGTGGCGCTGCTGCAAAGCGGTTACCTGTATCAGTTGCCTGAAACAGCTCCGGTCAACTTCTTTACCAACATCATTCGCAACCTGCAAAGTGGTGGGCCGGGTGGTGATCCGATCATCGGCGTCTTCGCCACCGATCATCTCACAATGATTGCCCGTTTGCTGATCATCGGTGCCGCCCTGGTCACCAGTTTGCTCTGCCTCGACATTCGGCCAAACGCCCATCCGGGAGAGTTTTACGCGCTGATCATCTTTGCCACCCTTGGTATGTGTCTGATGGTCGGTGCCAATGAGCTGTTACTGGCGTATCTGGCGATTGAACTCACCTCAATCCCGCTCTACCTGTTGGCCGGTTACTTCCGCAACGATCCACGTTCGGCAGAAGCGGGGCTGAAATACTTTCTCTTCGGTGCAATCTCGTCGGCAATCCTGCTGTACGGCATGAGTCTGGCCTTCGGCGCTGCGCTCAATGCGGTAGGCGGAGCGACCAACTTCAACGACCTCACCCGCTTTGATCGGATCGGTGCATTCACCGGATCGAGCGGCGGTCTGCTCACCCTGGCGATGCTCTTCATCGTGGCCGGCATGGGCTACAAGCTGGCCGTAGTTCCGTTCCACGGCTGGTCGCCTGATGTATATGAAGGATCACCGACACCCATCACCGCTTTCATTTCAACCGCCTCGAAGGCCGCCGGTTTCATCCTGCTCTTCCGGTTACTCACAGAGACATTCCCGGCGATGGCAGGCGCACCAACCCTAAACGAAGAAGCCGGGGGATGGACAGCCGTGCTGGCGGTGCTGGCCCTGCTAACGGTTGTGATCGGAAACCTGGCCGCCCTCCCGCAGACGAATGTCAAGCGCCTGCTGGCCTATTCGAGCATCGCGCACGCCGGGTTTGTGCTATTAGGCTTGCTGGCCTGGGCCGCTGCGCAACCGTTTGACCGTGAACAGGGACTGATTGCACTGCTGTACTACCTGATCATCTACAGCCTGACCAACCTGGGAGCGTTCGGTGCGCTGGCATTGATTGGGCAGCAGACCGGTGGCGATGATCTCGATCATCTGCGCGGCCTCTCGCGCCGCAACTTGCCGCTGGCTCTCCTCTTCACCGTCTGTATTCTCTCGCTGGCCGGGATTCCGCCGTTAGGCGGCTTTTTCGCCAAGTTTTACATCTTCATGGCCGGCTGGCAGAGCGGTGCGACCTGGCTGGTCGTGATTGCGGTCGTGATGACAATTGTAAGCCTCTACTACTACCTCCGGCTGCTGAAAGCAATGTTTATCGAGCCGGCACGTGATGAGGCTCCGGTGTCTATGCCACGCGGGATTGGGGCCGCACTGACGATTGCGGTGATCGGCGTACTGGTGTTGGGTATCTTTCCCAATCTGATTTTGAGCGTGCTGGAGCGGGTGTAA
- a CDS encoding complex I subunit 4 family protein — protein sequence MNLPEYLIPAADGIPWLTLLVLAPLAGIALIGLAWLLKFNEQTVKAGVLAWTGVPLLLAGMVWARFDPLAVASGQGAVQLVERVPWIQAIRVDYFLGVDGLSLPLVILTAVMTPLAVIASWGVRERLHAHLALLLLLEAAMLGYFVALDFFFFFIFWEFSLVPAFFLIQGWGREQRRYAAFKFFVYTMAGSLGMLLLFQVIYLAMRQVGMPTFDLIALGRLGQGLPVAGVEGTLRDILFAYLEQIGVTNALGRYPLLYSSIAMWAIFIAFAIKLAVWPFHTWLPDAYAEGPTAASILLSAVMSKMGAYGMLRLLLPFTPDAAQYFAPVLAALAVVGVVAGAFGALGQVNGDIKRLIGYTSINHMGYVMLAIAGAAAAGEAGIDARASAINGALVQMVAHGLSTGALFYLAGVLYERTGRWELSGLGGLRASAPTFAGVMGIALFANLGLPGLAGFVGEFFIFRGAWATLPFFTALAVIGLVVTALALLLMFQRIFLGPATGTPRSIPDLRPQEFWAIVPILVLSLLIGVYPGPLIGLGNAAAGQLVAIFVRALS from the coding sequence ATGAATCTGCCAGAGTATCTTATTCCTGCTGCTGATGGTATTCCGTGGCTCACCCTGTTGGTGCTGGCGCCATTGGCCGGTATTGCGCTCATCGGGTTGGCGTGGCTGCTCAAGTTCAATGAGCAGACGGTGAAAGCTGGGGTGCTGGCCTGGACGGGTGTGCCGTTGTTGCTGGCCGGCATGGTCTGGGCACGTTTCGATCCGCTGGCCGTGGCGAGCGGGCAGGGTGCAGTGCAATTGGTTGAGCGTGTCCCCTGGATTCAGGCGATCCGGGTTGATTACTTTCTCGGCGTGGATGGGCTGAGCCTGCCGCTCGTGATCCTGACGGCAGTTATGACGCCGTTGGCCGTGATTGCCAGTTGGGGTGTACGTGAACGGTTGCATGCGCACCTAGCGTTGCTGCTCTTACTCGAAGCGGCGATGCTCGGTTATTTTGTCGCGCTCGATTTCTTCTTCTTCTTCATCTTCTGGGAATTCAGCCTCGTGCCGGCCTTCTTCCTGATCCAGGGCTGGGGGCGCGAACAACGCCGCTATGCCGCTTTCAAGTTTTTTGTTTACACGATGGCCGGCTCGTTGGGCATGCTCCTGCTCTTCCAGGTGATCTATCTGGCGATGCGCCAGGTCGGCATGCCTACGTTCGATCTGATTGCCCTGGGACGGCTGGGGCAGGGATTGCCGGTAGCCGGTGTCGAAGGCACCTTGCGCGATATTCTCTTTGCCTATCTTGAGCAGATCGGTGTAACCAATGCCCTCGGTCGCTATCCCCTGCTCTACAGCAGTATTGCAATGTGGGCGATTTTCATAGCGTTCGCGATCAAACTGGCGGTCTGGCCATTCCATACCTGGCTCCCCGACGCCTACGCCGAAGGGCCAACTGCGGCGAGTATCCTGCTCTCGGCAGTGATGAGCAAGATGGGGGCGTATGGCATGCTCCGCCTCCTGCTGCCCTTTACGCCCGACGCCGCCCAATACTTTGCCCCGGTGCTGGCTGCGCTGGCCGTCGTCGGCGTCGTTGCCGGTGCATTTGGCGCCCTTGGTCAGGTCAATGGTGACATCAAGCGCCTGATTGGGTATACCTCGATCAACCACATGGGCTATGTAATGCTGGCAATTGCCGGTGCGGCGGCGGCAGGCGAAGCCGGGATCGATGCGCGGGCCAGTGCAATTAACGGTGCCCTGGTGCAAATGGTTGCTCATGGCCTCAGCACAGGGGCGCTCTTCTACCTGGCCGGGGTGTTGTATGAGCGCACCGGGCGTTGGGAACTCAGTGGTTTAGGTGGACTGCGCGCCAGTGCGCCAACGTTTGCCGGCGTGATGGGCATTGCACTCTTCGCGAATCTGGGTTTGCCTGGACTGGCCGGCTTTGTGGGTGAATTCTTCATCTTCCGTGGGGCGTGGGCAACCTTACCCTTCTTTACGGCGCTGGCCGTGATCGGACTGGTGGTAACTGCGCTGGCGCTGTTGCTCATGTTCCAGCGCATTTTTCTGGGGCCGGCAACCGGCACACCGCGTTCTATTCCCGATCTACGCCCACAAGAATTCTGGGCCATCGTGCCGATTCTGGTGCTGTCGTTGCTGATTGGTGTCTATCCCGGCCCGCTGATTGGCCTGGGCAATGCCGCTGCCGGACAACTGGTCGCTATTTTTGTTCGTGCCCTGAGTTAG
- a CDS encoding 4Fe-4S dicluster domain-containing protein → MTAPPFEIEIPRGRVIEVQRDDTRVRRGSGLLRGMAVIWKHWKESFRLNRSYRQIHGTFTIQYPEERPRIPETYRNMPILLYDDETGHELCTSCFQCERICPPQVIHMTQAKDPATGKPVPAVAEFIIEYDACMSCGFCAEVCPFDAIKMDHEFELSTDDHSSLTVHKAQLNRPISYYEKIAPTMWAEVRESALKKLQGNIRRRPDVIGIAPHLTERIAARRAELAAQAPASPPEAATPAAPAEARKLSPEEKAAKLAAIRAAKAAQTGDGTSPAEGASPTAPAPADDKAAKLAAIRAANAAKKAAEGAAPAPTGDAPAAPTTPADEKAARLAAIRAANAAKRKQAEEQARDGSGEEA, encoded by the coding sequence ATGACAGCACCACCATTCGAGATAGAGATTCCACGTGGGCGTGTGATTGAGGTGCAGCGCGATGACACCCGTGTCCGACGGGGCAGTGGTTTGCTGCGGGGGATGGCTGTGATCTGGAAGCACTGGAAGGAGTCGTTCCGCCTGAACCGAAGCTATCGGCAGATTCACGGTACCTTTACCATCCAGTATCCCGAAGAGCGACCGCGCATCCCCGAAACCTACCGCAACATGCCCATCCTCCTCTACGACGACGAAACCGGTCACGAACTCTGTACCTCGTGCTTTCAGTGCGAACGCATTTGCCCGCCACAAGTAATTCATATGACGCAGGCGAAAGACCCGGCTACCGGTAAGCCAGTACCGGCTGTGGCCGAGTTTATCATCGAGTACGATGCCTGCATGAGCTGTGGTTTCTGCGCCGAAGTCTGTCCGTTCGATGCGATCAAGATGGATCACGAGTTCGAGTTATCGACCGACGACCACAGCAGTCTGACCGTGCATAAAGCGCAACTGAACCGACCCATCAGTTACTACGAGAAGATCGCTCCCACAATGTGGGCTGAAGTTCGCGAGAGTGCATTGAAGAAGTTGCAGGGCAATATTCGCCGGCGGCCAGACGTGATCGGGATTGCCCCCCATCTGACCGAACGGATTGCTGCCCGGCGAGCGGAACTGGCTGCGCAGGCACCTGCTTCACCACCTGAAGCTGCTACACCGGCAGCTCCCGCCGAGGCTCGCAAACTGTCCCCTGAAGAGAAGGCGGCGAAACTGGCGGCCATCCGGGCGGCAAAGGCTGCCCAGACCGGTGATGGCACGTCCCCTGCTGAAGGTGCATCACCGACAGCGCCTGCTCCCGCCGACGACAAAGCGGCGAAACTGGCGGCCATCCGGGCGGCCAACGCGGCGAAGAAGGCCGCCGAAGGCGCCGCTCCCGCTCCAACCGGCGATGCGCCGGCGGCTCCGACTACCCCTGCCGACGAGAAAGCGGCGCGGTTAGCAGCCATCCGGGCCGCCAACGCAGCGAAGCGAAAACAGGCCGAGGAACAGGCACGTGACGGTTCGGGAGAGGAAGCATAA
- a CDS encoding complex I subunit 4 family protein has translation MGLITLSADIPWLSLIWLSMLVPAIIIAFIPDRYPDLMRWVGTGFALISLILSLLVFLAYDPVRGGFQFVEYLDWIPQLGISYLLGADGINLPMLLLNGIVIFTGALMSWNIEERIKEYWVWLLLLTTGVYGVFSALDLFLFFVFYELAVLPMYLLIGIWGSTRKEYGAMKLTLFLMAGSALVIIGMIGLYFGSGLRTFNMLVLAEQGFIAGDLQRLLFPALFVGFGVLAGMFPFHTWSPTGHVAAPTAVSMLHAGVLMKLGAYGCLRAAMWLMPIGARDWLPIVVILTILNVVYGASIAMVQRDAKFIIGYSSVSHMGLVVMGLAAGTQIAVMGAVLQMFAHGIMTALFFAVVGRMIYDRTHTRQLPELGGLGRVMPFAAAMFILGGLSSMGMPGLAGFWAEFNIFIGVWERYPLVAVIAALSIPITGAYILRAVWAVFYDEVKNPEFLHLPKLTWQEYSGALILALVLVGLGLYPAWMTELIDTGVRPLVARLGEVMVAMR, from the coding sequence ATGGGGTTGATAACGCTTTCCGCCGACATACCCTGGTTGAGCCTGATCTGGCTCAGTATGCTGGTGCCGGCCATCATTATTGCGTTTATTCCTGATCGTTACCCCGATCTGATGCGTTGGGTCGGGACAGGGTTTGCGCTCATCTCGCTTATCCTGTCGCTCCTGGTCTTCCTGGCTTACGATCCGGTGCGCGGCGGTTTTCAGTTTGTCGAGTATCTCGACTGGATACCGCAGCTTGGGATCAGTTACCTGTTAGGGGCGGACGGCATCAATCTGCCGATGCTGCTCCTCAACGGTATCGTGATCTTTACCGGTGCCCTGATGAGCTGGAATATTGAAGAGCGCATCAAAGAATATTGGGTCTGGTTGTTACTGCTGACAACCGGCGTCTATGGGGTGTTTAGTGCGCTCGACCTCTTCCTCTTCTTCGTGTTCTACGAGCTGGCAGTGCTGCCGATGTACCTGCTGATCGGCATCTGGGGGAGCACGCGCAAAGAGTACGGAGCAATGAAGCTGACCCTGTTCCTGATGGCGGGCAGTGCGCTGGTGATTATCGGCATGATCGGTCTCTATTTCGGCAGTGGCCTGCGCACCTTCAATATGCTGGTGCTGGCCGAACAAGGCTTCATTGCCGGCGATCTGCAACGCCTGCTCTTCCCCGCGCTCTTCGTTGGCTTCGGAGTACTGGCCGGCATGTTCCCCTTTCACACCTGGAGTCCAACTGGACACGTGGCAGCACCGACGGCAGTCAGCATGTTGCACGCCGGCGTACTGATGAAACTGGGAGCCTACGGATGTCTGCGGGCAGCTATGTGGTTGATGCCGATTGGTGCGCGCGATTGGCTGCCAATCGTCGTGATCCTGACCATCCTCAACGTGGTGTACGGTGCCAGTATTGCGATGGTTCAGCGCGACGCGAAGTTCATCATCGGCTATTCATCGGTAAGCCACATGGGTCTGGTGGTAATGGGGTTGGCTGCCGGAACGCAAATAGCAGTGATGGGCGCAGTCTTACAAATGTTTGCGCATGGCATTATGACGGCGCTCTTCTTTGCCGTGGTCGGGCGCATGATCTACGACCGAACCCATACCCGGCAGTTGCCTGAATTAGGTGGCCTGGGCCGGGTGATGCCCTTTGCGGCTGCGATGTTTATTCTGGGTGGTCTCTCGTCAATGGGCATGCCGGGACTGGCCGGCTTCTGGGCCGAGTTCAACATCTTCATCGGTGTCTGGGAACGCTACCCGCTGGTCGCAGTGATTGCGGCGTTGAGCATCCCGATCACCGGTGCCTATATTCTGCGGGCAGTCTGGGCCGTGTTCTACGACGAAGTCAAGAACCCCGAATTCTTGCATCTCCCCAAACTCACCTGGCAAGAGTACAGCGGGGCACTGATCCTGGCACTGGTGCTGGTAGGGTTGGGCCTGTATCCGGCGTGGATGACAGAGTTGATTGATACCGGCGTGCGACCTTTAGTAGCGCGTCTCGGTGAAGTTATGGTGGCGATGCGCTGA